GATAGCGCCGCCATCCTTGCCGGGCTACGGTCCATGGGCATCCGCTACGAAGCCGGAAGCGGGGATCGGGGACTGCGCCAATACTTCCTGATCGTGCCCGCCCCCATGCTGCGCGGGCTGGTCCCGTACCTCTCGCGTTACGGGACCTTGATCCTGCAAGGCGAGCCCCCGGCCGCGCGGACCGACAGCATCGCCGTCCGCTTACGGCTTCGTCTTCCTGTCCCCTGATTGACCCCAAAATCCCCAATCATTCCTCGGCCCTCGGCTCTCTTTTCCGCCACCGGACCGGGGCAATATTTTTTTTCGCGATTCGTCGGGAACTTTTCCCGCGGGCTCCGGTCTTAAAGCCCGAACCCGCGGCCATCGCCGCCGGGGACCGCTCCGGGTCCCCGCAACGAGGAGAACGCCTATGAACCGACACGCCGCCTGCCTTTCACTAGCCGCCGTCCTGCTCTCCGCTTGCACCTTGAAGCGGGCCGAGCCCGAAGCCGTGAAAATCGTGCCACTGTCCTCGACTACGGCTTCCGATGCCGCTCCCGTTTCCGAAACCGTGGCCGCCGCGCCCGCCGGCGCCCTTAAGCTGAACGCCCCGCAACCCGCGGGAAAAAAGGCGGCCCTGGTTCCTCCCTCGGCGCTCTCCAATACGCGGATCGGGGGCAGGCGAGACTTTCCGGAAGGATCGGCTGACGCCTATAGCCTGCCGGTAATCCCGGCGGCCCCGGCGCCGCGAAGCCTGCAGGCCCCTTCCCGGAAGGAATACCGCGACGCCGAACGTTGCGCGCGCTGCTACCCCGAGCCTACCGTTCCCGCCGAAGCGTCTCCGACGCCGAACAGCGAAGAGTATGCCGCCATCTATGAGAACCCCTTCCTGGAATCGCGTAGCAATCCGTTATCCACGTTTTCCATCGACGTGGACGGAGCATCCTACTCCAACACGCGACGCTTCATCCAGGAAGGGCAGCTGCCGCCCGCCGACGCCGTGCGCATCGAGGAATTCGTGAACTATTTCGATTACGATTACCCGCAGCCCACCGGTTCCGATCCGTTCTCCATCTCCACCGAAATCGCCTCGACCCCCTGGAACGCATCGACCAAGTTGGTCCGCATCGGCCTGCAGGGGCGGCGCATGGAAGCCTCGCGTTTGCCGCCCAACAATTTGGTCTTCCTCATCGATGTTTCCGGCTCGATGAATACTCCCGAAAAGCTGCCGCTCCTCAAGGACGGCTTCCGCATGCTCATCGATCAACTCCGCCCCCAAGATAAGGTCTCCATCGTGGTCTATGCCGGGGCCGCCGGCATGGTGCTTCCTCCGACCCCGGGTTCGGACAAGGAGTCGATCCGCGAGGCCCTCGATCGCTTGGAGGCGGGCGGATCGACGGCGGGAGGCGCGGGCCTGCGCATGGCCTACCAGGCCGCCCAGAACGCGTTCATCCGCGGCGGGAACAATCGCGTGATCCTGGCGACGGACGGGGATTTCAACGTGGGCGTATCCAACGATGCCGACCTGATCCGGCTCATCGAATCGGAACGGGGCAAGGGCGTTTTCCTGTCGGTGCTAGGCTTCGGGACCGGCAATTACAAGGACGCGAAGATGGAGCAACTCGCCGACAAGGGCGACGGCAACTACTACTACGTCGACAACATCAACGAGGCCCGTAAGGTGTTGGTGGAAAAGCTGGCGGGAACGCTGTTCGCCATCGCCAAGGACGTGAAGCTGCAAGTCGAGTTCAATCCCGCCGCCGTGAGTTCTTATCGCTTGATCGGCTACGAGAACCGCGCCCTGGCGGC
This sequence is a window from Fibrobacterota bacterium. Protein-coding genes within it:
- a CDS encoding von Willebrand factor type A domain-containing protein codes for the protein MNRHAACLSLAAVLLSACTLKRAEPEAVKIVPLSSTTASDAAPVSETVAAAPAGALKLNAPQPAGKKAALVPPSALSNTRIGGRRDFPEGSADAYSLPVIPAAPAPRSLQAPSRKEYRDAERCARCYPEPTVPAEASPTPNSEEYAAIYENPFLESRSNPLSTFSIDVDGASYSNTRRFIQEGQLPPADAVRIEEFVNYFDYDYPQPTGSDPFSISTEIASTPWNASTKLVRIGLQGRRMEASRLPPNNLVFLIDVSGSMNTPEKLPLLKDGFRMLIDQLRPQDKVSIVVYAGAAGMVLPPTPGSDKESIREALDRLEAGGSTAGGAGLRMAYQAAQNAFIRGGNNRVILATDGDFNVGVSNDADLIRLIESERGKGVFLSVLGFGTGNYKDAKMEQLADKGDGNYYYVDNINEARKVLVEKLAGTLFAIAKDVKLQVEFNPAAVSSYRLIGYENRALAAEDFNDDRKDAGELGAGASVTALYEIVPAAPARPKVDPLKYQDKGGSGWNWGWGKARDAELLTVKFRYKQPGGSTSKLISRSLKGNDAAWQDASEDFRFAAAAAGFGLVLRGSRFRGDLDFDKVAAMANGARGRDTQGRRAEFATLVDQARALAGNGRVGYRGYGE